A window from Pseudomonas alloputida encodes these proteins:
- a CDS encoding OprD family porin, with protein sequence MIRATHGPGRALLATLALWPALSHAEAPGWSLLSRNYFLHSDFRSPSGSGQNYRQEWAQGFIGEVRSGFTEGTVGVGIDAHGFLGLKLDGGRGHSGTGLLPRDSDGRAESEYSSAGAALKMQLGNTQLRYGEMMVETPVFDTGDKRLHPEYATGWWVENTDQPDWRLQAGRFTAFNNQDNSSTHDDFSGYGATTHNRAISLAGATFAPNGPFGAALYAGQLENTWRQAYLNLNLAQGNWRLDGNLYKTRDTGNASAGAIDTLAYSLLAKYSFGAQALSVAYQKVEGDTPFDFVGGDSIYLANAIKYADFNGPGEHSWQLRYDLNFATLGAPGLSLMCRYVSGRGIDGSHAPAGGAYVNQYGDGGKHWERDIDLKYVVQSGAAKDLSLSFSHVSHRANQAQAGDDIDRIYLIIEYPLKGSF encoded by the coding sequence ATGATCCGCGCCACACACGGACCAGGCCGCGCCCTGCTCGCCACCCTCGCCCTCTGGCCGGCGCTGAGCCACGCCGAAGCGCCCGGCTGGTCGCTGCTCAGCCGCAACTATTTCCTGCACAGTGACTTCCGCTCGCCCTCCGGCAGCGGCCAGAACTATCGCCAGGAATGGGCCCAAGGCTTCATCGGCGAGGTGCGTTCCGGTTTCACCGAAGGCACTGTCGGCGTCGGCATCGATGCCCATGGCTTTCTTGGCCTCAAGCTCGACGGCGGCCGCGGCCATAGCGGCACCGGCCTGCTGCCACGCGACAGCGATGGCCGCGCCGAGTCCGAGTACTCCAGCGCCGGTGCCGCGCTCAAAATGCAGTTAGGCAACACCCAACTGCGCTATGGCGAGATGATGGTGGAAACCCCGGTGTTCGACACCGGTGACAAACGCCTGCACCCGGAATACGCCACCGGCTGGTGGGTGGAAAACACCGACCAGCCCGACTGGCGCCTGCAGGCCGGGCGTTTCACTGCCTTCAACAACCAGGACAACAGCTCCACCCACGACGACTTCAGCGGCTACGGCGCGACCACCCACAACCGGGCCATCAGCCTGGCCGGTGCCACCTTCGCACCCAACGGGCCGTTCGGCGCCGCACTGTATGCCGGGCAACTGGAAAACACCTGGCGCCAGGCCTACCTCAACCTGAACCTGGCCCAAGGCAACTGGCGCCTGGACGGCAACCTGTACAAAACCCGCGATACCGGCAACGCCAGCGCCGGGGCGATCGACACCCTCGCTTACAGCCTGCTGGCCAAGTACAGCTTCGGCGCCCAGGCGCTGAGCGTGGCCTACCAGAAGGTCGAGGGCGACACCCCGTTCGACTTCGTCGGCGGCGACTCCATCTACCTGGCCAACGCGATCAAGTACGCCGACTTCAACGGCCCTGGCGAGCACTCGTGGCAACTGCGCTATGACCTGAACTTCGCCACCCTCGGTGCACCTGGCCTGAGCCTGATGTGCCGCTATGTCAGCGGCCGCGGCATCGACGGCAGCCATGCGCCTGCGGGCGGCGCCTATGTGAACCAGTACGGCGACGGCGGCAAGCACTGGGAACGCGACATCGACCTGAAATACGTGGTGCAGTCGGGGGCAGCCAAGGACCTGAGCCTGTCGTTCTCCCACGTCAGCCACCGCGCCAACCAGGCCCAGGCGGGCGATGATATCGACCGCATCTACCTGATCATCGAATACCCACTCAAAGGCAGCTTCTGA
- a CDS encoding alpha/beta fold hydrolase, with amino-acid sequence MSTFVTRDGTSIYFKDWGSGKPVLFSHGWPLDADMWDSQMEFLASRGYRAIAFDRRGFGRSSQPWNGYDYDTFADDIAQLIEHLDLRDVTLVGFSMGGGDVSRYIARHGSERVAGLVLLGAVTPVFGKRDDNPDGVDLSVFEGIRAGLRADRAQFIADFATPFYGLNHGQQVSQGVQTQTLNIALMASIKGTLDCVTAFSETDFRPDMAKVDVPTLVIHGDDDQIVPFETTGKQAAELIRGAELKVYAGAPHGFAVTHAQQLNEDLLAFLQR; translated from the coding sequence ATGAGCACGTTCGTTACCCGCGATGGCACTTCGATCTATTTCAAGGACTGGGGCAGCGGCAAGCCCGTGCTGTTCAGCCACGGCTGGCCGCTGGATGCCGACATGTGGGATTCGCAGATGGAGTTCCTGGCCAGCCGCGGTTACCGCGCCATCGCCTTCGACCGCCGGGGTTTCGGCCGCTCGAGCCAGCCGTGGAACGGTTACGACTACGACACCTTCGCCGATGACATTGCCCAGTTGATCGAGCACCTCGACCTGCGCGACGTCACCCTGGTGGGCTTCTCGATGGGGGGCGGTGATGTCAGCCGCTATATCGCCCGCCACGGCAGCGAGCGGGTGGCCGGGCTGGTGTTGCTGGGCGCGGTGACGCCAGTGTTCGGCAAGCGTGACGATAACCCTGACGGTGTCGACCTGTCGGTGTTCGAGGGCATCCGGGCCGGCCTGCGTGCCGACCGCGCGCAGTTCATCGCCGATTTCGCCACGCCGTTCTACGGCCTGAACCATGGGCAGCAGGTGTCCCAGGGTGTGCAGACGCAGACCCTGAACATTGCGCTGATGGCGTCCATCAAAGGCACCCTGGATTGTGTGACGGCCTTCTCGGAGACCGATTTCCGTCCGGACATGGCCAAGGTCGATGTGCCGACGTTGGTGATCCATGGCGATGACGACCAGATTGTGCCGTTCGAGACCACTGGCAAGCAGGCGGCGGAGCTGATTCGTGGCGCCGAGCTGAAGGTGTATGCCGGGGCGCCGCACGGTTTTGCAGTGACTCATGCGCAGCAGCTGAATGAGGACTTGCTGGCGTTCCTTCAGCGGTAA
- the ycaC gene encoding isochorismate family cysteine hydrolase YcaC, translated as MSKFTYNRLNKDDAAVLLVDHQAGLLSLVRDIEPDKFKNNVLALADLAKFFNLPTILTTSFEQGPNGPLVPELKALFPDAPYIARPGQINAWDNEDFVKAVKATGKKQLIIAGVVTEVCVAFPALSALEEEFEVFVVTDASGTFNEMTRDAAHDRMSQAGAQLMTWFGVACELHRDWRNDVEGLAALCSNHIPDYRNLMTSYNALTAGK; from the coding sequence ATGAGCAAATTCACCTACAACCGCCTGAACAAAGACGACGCTGCCGTACTGCTGGTTGACCACCAGGCTGGCCTGCTGTCGCTGGTGCGCGATATCGAGCCAGACAAGTTCAAGAACAACGTGCTGGCGCTGGCTGACCTGGCCAAGTTCTTCAACCTGCCGACCATCCTCACCACCAGCTTCGAGCAAGGCCCCAACGGCCCGCTGGTGCCGGAACTGAAAGCCCTGTTCCCGGATGCGCCGTACATTGCCCGCCCTGGCCAGATCAACGCCTGGGACAACGAGGATTTCGTCAAGGCGGTGAAGGCGACCGGCAAGAAGCAGCTGATCATTGCAGGTGTTGTGACCGAGGTTTGCGTGGCGTTCCCGGCGCTGTCGGCCTTGGAGGAAGAATTTGAGGTGTTCGTGGTGACCGATGCTTCCGGCACCTTCAATGAAATGACCCGTGATGCCGCGCATGACCGCATGAGCCAGGCGGGTGCCCAACTGATGACCTGGTTCGGCGTGGCCTGCGAGCTGCACCGCGACTGGCGCAACGATGTCGAAGGGCTGGCTGCACTTTGCTCCAACCACATTCCGGATTATCGCAACCTGATGACCAGCTATAACGCGCTGACTGCGGGTAAGTAA
- a CDS encoding amidohydrolase, with protein sequence MSQDRNDKTRRQFLATSTVLGAAGALWSALPFTGQAGSAHASTQGGSMTADLILFNGKLHTVDREKPTATAVAIKDGRFIAVGSDAEAMAHKGAASQIIDLKQRTVIPGLNDSHLHLIRGGLNYNLELRWEGVPSVADALRMLKDQAARTPTPQWVRVVGGWNEYQFAEKRMPTLEEINQAAPDTPVFLLHLYDRALLNRAALKAVGYTKETPNPPGGEIQRDKFGNPTGMLIARPNAMILYATLAKGPKLPLEYQVNSTRQFMRELNRLGLTSAIDAGGGYQNFPDDYSVIQELADNDQLTVRIAYNLFTQKPKEELDDFKKWTSSVKLHSGTDFLRHNGAGEMLVFSAADFEDFLEPRPDLPQTMEEELEPVVRHLVEQRWPFRLHATYNESITRMLDVFEKVNRDIPFNGLPWFFDHAETITPQNIERVRALGGGIAIQDRMAFQGEYFVDRYGAKAAEQTPPIKRMLEMGVPVGAGTDATRVSSYNPWTSLYWLVSGKTVGGMELYPEGLSRDTALQLFTQGSAWFSSEQGKKGQIKVGQLADLAALSLDFFSVDEEAIKGIESVLTIVDGKVVYGAGEFDKFGPPQVPVLPEWSPVTKVPGHWRVGTPSLAAAVHQCSGPCGVHAHSHEKARHSSVPVNDFQGFWGALGCSCFAF encoded by the coding sequence ATGTCCCAGGATCGCAACGACAAGACCCGTCGCCAGTTCCTCGCCACCAGCACTGTGCTTGGTGCCGCTGGCGCACTCTGGTCCGCATTGCCTTTTACCGGCCAAGCCGGTTCCGCTCACGCATCCACGCAAGGAGGTTCCATGACCGCCGACCTGATTCTGTTCAACGGCAAACTGCACACCGTTGACCGAGAAAAGCCCACCGCGACCGCCGTCGCCATCAAGGACGGCCGCTTCATCGCCGTGGGCAGCGACGCCGAGGCCATGGCCCACAAGGGTGCCGCCTCGCAGATCATCGACCTCAAGCAGCGCACGGTGATCCCGGGCCTCAATGACTCGCACCTGCACCTGATCCGTGGCGGTCTGAACTACAACCTCGAGCTGCGTTGGGAAGGGGTACCGTCAGTGGCCGATGCCCTGCGCATGCTCAAGGACCAGGCTGCGCGCACGCCTACCCCGCAGTGGGTGCGCGTGGTCGGTGGCTGGAACGAATACCAGTTCGCCGAAAAGCGCATGCCCACCCTGGAGGAAATCAACCAGGCCGCACCCGACACCCCGGTGTTCCTGCTGCACCTGTACGACCGCGCGTTGCTCAACCGCGCCGCGCTCAAGGCCGTCGGCTACACCAAGGAAACGCCGAACCCGCCAGGTGGCGAGATCCAGCGCGACAAGTTCGGCAACCCCACCGGCATGCTGATCGCCCGCCCTAACGCGATGATCCTCTACGCCACGCTGGCCAAGGGGCCTAAGCTGCCGCTGGAGTATCAGGTCAACTCCACTCGCCAGTTCATGCGTGAACTCAACCGGCTGGGCCTGACCAGCGCCATCGACGCCGGCGGCGGCTACCAGAACTTCCCCGACGACTACTCCGTGATCCAGGAGCTGGCCGACAACGATCAATTGACCGTACGCATCGCCTACAACCTGTTCACCCAGAAGCCCAAGGAAGAACTGGACGACTTCAAGAAGTGGACCTCCAGCGTCAAGCTGCACAGCGGTACCGACTTCTTGCGCCACAATGGCGCGGGCGAAATGCTGGTGTTCTCTGCCGCCGACTTCGAGGACTTCCTCGAGCCGCGCCCGGACCTGCCGCAGACCATGGAAGAAGAACTGGAGCCGGTGGTGCGCCACCTGGTCGAGCAGCGCTGGCCATTCCGCCTGCACGCCACCTACAACGAATCGATCACGCGCATGCTCGACGTGTTCGAGAAGGTCAACCGCGACATTCCATTCAACGGCCTGCCCTGGTTCTTCGACCACGCCGAAACCATCACCCCGCAGAACATCGAGCGCGTGCGTGCGCTGGGCGGTGGTATTGCCATCCAGGACCGCATGGCCTTCCAGGGTGAGTACTTCGTCGACCGCTACGGCGCCAAGGCCGCCGAGCAGACCCCGCCGATCAAACGCATGCTCGAGATGGGCGTGCCGGTTGGCGCGGGTACCGATGCCACTCGGGTGTCCAGCTACAACCCATGGACCTCACTGTACTGGCTGGTCAGCGGCAAGACGGTCGGTGGCATGGAGCTGTACCCGGAAGGCCTGAGCCGTGACACCGCGCTGCAACTGTTCACCCAGGGCAGCGCCTGGTTCTCCAGTGAGCAAGGCAAGAAAGGCCAGATCAAGGTGGGCCAGCTGGCTGACCTGGCAGCATTGTCGCTGGACTTCTTCAGTGTCGATGAAGAGGCGATCAAGGGCATCGAGTCGGTGCTGACCATCGTTGATGGCAAGGTGGTGTACGGTGCTGGCGAGTTCGACAAGTTTGGCCCACCGCAGGTGCCGGTGCTGCCGGAGTGGTCGCCGGTGACCAAGGTGCCTGGGCACTGGCGTGTCGGTACGCCATCGTTGGCAGCCGCGGTGCACCAGTGCAGCGGGCCTTGTGGTGTGCATGCGCACAGCCACGAAAAGGCGCGGCATTCGAGCGTGCCGGTAAATGACTTCCAGGGCTTCTGGGGTGCGCTGGGCTGTTCGTGCTTCGCTTTCTAA
- a CDS encoding mechanosensitive ion channel family protein, with product MLAFIQSSPLLLGCALILLDLVLWQLIPIQRHAWRISARLVIFLLFSSVLMAAGMSPLQPPPWPDDVSRNLMATVLAIGWWLFGARTVTVVFGLLLVARGSHGGRLLQDVLGALIFLAAVVAAAGYVLQLPVKGLLATSGVMAIVIGLALQSTLADVFSGIVLNTTRPYQIGDSISIDGTEGKVLDIDWRATRLLTGTGSLAVIPNSVAAKARLLNHSRPADVHGVSISVVVPAKVRPKRVFDALEKALQGVSAILATPKPKVTVKASTLESVEYEASGFVADAGAKGDARNQLFDLAHRHLEASGVMWNVDLAVPPRSRQREVLDEVRVFRSLSDEERDALSQRMTAVEYLADQVILGVGEHSDHLLVIGSGVVSASVREGDKLLEAGRMGPGEVLGIEGIIDEEDSLAEFRTLTSCVLYRIDKEQVKSCLQQRGEVQTALSKLQRFRRQSRESLLLQKPASIKKGGFLSWLHK from the coding sequence ATGCTGGCGTTCATCCAGTCGTCCCCGTTGTTGCTCGGTTGCGCCTTGATCCTGCTCGACCTCGTGCTTTGGCAACTGATCCCCATTCAGCGCCATGCCTGGCGCATCAGCGCGCGCCTGGTGATCTTCCTGCTGTTCAGCTCAGTGCTGATGGCCGCTGGCATGAGCCCGCTGCAACCACCGCCGTGGCCCGACGATGTCTCGCGCAACCTGATGGCCACGGTATTGGCCATCGGCTGGTGGCTGTTCGGTGCGCGCACGGTAACCGTGGTATTCGGCCTGTTGCTGGTGGCCCGTGGCAGCCATGGCGGGCGCTTGCTGCAGGATGTGCTGGGGGCGTTGATCTTCCTCGCCGCCGTGGTCGCGGCCGCAGGCTACGTGCTGCAACTGCCGGTAAAGGGCCTGCTGGCCACCTCCGGGGTAATGGCCATCGTCATCGGCCTGGCGCTGCAGAGCACACTGGCTGACGTCTTCAGCGGCATCGTGCTGAACACCACGCGGCCCTATCAGATTGGCGACTCAATCTCCATCGACGGCACCGAAGGCAAGGTCCTGGATATCGACTGGCGCGCCACGCGCCTGCTGACCGGAACCGGCAGCCTGGCGGTGATCCCCAACTCGGTAGCGGCCAAGGCGCGGCTGCTCAACCACAGTCGCCCGGCCGATGTGCACGGGGTATCGATCAGCGTGGTGGTCCCGGCCAAGGTGCGGCCCAAGCGCGTGTTCGATGCGCTGGAAAAAGCCTTGCAGGGCGTCAGTGCCATCCTTGCAACCCCGAAGCCGAAGGTGACGGTAAAGGCCTCGACTCTGGAGTCGGTGGAGTACGAGGCCAGCGGCTTCGTGGCCGATGCGGGCGCCAAGGGCGATGCACGTAACCAGCTGTTCGACCTGGCGCACCGGCACCTGGAGGCCAGCGGGGTGATGTGGAACGTCGACCTGGCCGTGCCGCCGCGCAGCCGCCAGCGCGAGGTGCTGGATGAGGTGCGAGTGTTCCGCTCGCTGAGTGACGAAGAGCGCGATGCGTTGAGCCAGCGCATGACTGCAGTCGAGTACCTGGCGGACCAGGTGATCCTGGGGGTGGGCGAGCATTCCGATCATCTGCTGGTGATTGGCAGCGGTGTGGTATCGGCCTCGGTGCGCGAAGGAGACAAACTGTTGGAAGCCGGACGCATGGGGCCGGGTGAGGTGCTGGGGATCGAGGGGATCATCGACGAAGAAGATTCGCTGGCCGAATTCCGCACGCTGACCAGTTGCGTGCTGTACCGGATCGACAAGGAACAGGTGAAGAGCTGTTTGCAGCAGCGTGGCGAAGTGCAGACGGCGTTGAGCAAATTGCAGCGGTTCCGGCGGCAGAGCCGGGAGTCGTTGTTGTTGCAGAAGCCGGCTTCAATCAAGAAGGGTGGCTTCCTGAGTTGGTTGCACAAGTGA
- the ycaC gene encoding isochorismate family cysteine hydrolase YcaC — MTHFKYNRLNKDDAAVLLVDHQAGLLSLVRDIEPDAFKNNVLALADLAKFFNLPTILTTSFEQGPNGPLVPELKALFPDAPYIARPGQINAWDNEDFVKAVKATGKKQLIIAGVVTEVCVAFPALSALEEEFDVFVVTDASGTFNAMTRDAAHDRMSQAGAQLMTWFGVACELHRDWRNDIEGLAALCSNHIPDYRNLMTSYNAFNANK, encoded by the coding sequence ATGACCCACTTCAAATACAACCGCCTGAACAAAGACGACGCCGCTGTACTGCTGGTTGACCACCAGGCGGGCCTGCTGTCCCTGGTGCGGGACATCGAGCCGGACGCGTTCAAGAACAACGTGCTGGCCCTGGCCGACCTGGCCAAGTTCTTCAACCTGCCGACCATTCTTACCACCAGCTTCGAGCAAGGCCCCAACGGCCCACTGGTGCCAGAACTGAAAGCCCTGTTCCCGGACGCCCCGTACATTGCCCGCCCTGGCCAGATCAACGCCTGGGACAACGAAGACTTCGTCAAGGCAGTGAAGGCCACTGGCAAGAAGCAACTGATCATCGCCGGCGTTGTGACTGAAGTGTGCGTAGCTTTCCCGGCCCTGTCGGCCCTGGAAGAAGAGTTCGACGTGTTCGTGGTCACTGATGCCTCCGGTACCTTCAACGCCATGACCCGCGACGCCGCCCACGACCGCATGAGCCAGGCAGGTGCGCAACTGATGACCTGGTTCGGCGTGGCCTGTGAGCTGCACCGCGACTGGCGCAACGACATCGAAGGCCTGGCCGCGCTGTGCTCCAACCACATCCCGGACTACCGCAACCTGATGACCAGCTACAACGCCTTCAACGCCAACAAGTAA
- a CDS encoding MFS transporter, with amino-acid sequence MSTSPSGAWSPLRNTTFRMLWIATIASNIGTWMHEVGAGWLMTTLSASPLHVALIQVAGSLPMFFLALPAGAAADIVDKRRYLLLVQLWMSCVAVVLAALTLLGMMNVTSLLVLTLALGIGTALMMPAWSALTPELVRKEDLANAVALSSVGINVSRAIGPALAGVVVSMVGPWLTFALNAISFAGVILVLFLWKREVKEPLLPAERFVGAMRTGLRFARSAKPLQAVMLRALAFFFCASAGTSLLPLIVRGEMRGTAADFGLLLAAIGIGAVAGATLLPRLRERISRDRLVLLASLLYALFLLALALVRNFYALLPAMLLSGAAWIAVLSNLQVAAQTSVPAWVRARALSVYILIFFGAMACGGLLWGTLASHATLTFSLLVAAGGLALGTLLTCKVALPETEAEELTPSLHWPVPVLSDDMDKEAGPVMVTVEYHIAPTKAEAFQQAARELEAMRKRNGALSWGLMRDSADPALWLEFFFEESWLEHLRHHHRVTRGELKIEARVRMLQTDGVEVRIRHLLAGGEHKAHH; translated from the coding sequence ATGAGCACATCACCTTCAGGTGCCTGGAGCCCGTTGCGTAACACCACCTTCCGCATGCTGTGGATCGCCACCATCGCCTCCAACATCGGCACCTGGATGCACGAGGTGGGCGCCGGCTGGCTGATGACCACGCTGTCGGCCAGCCCGCTGCACGTGGCGTTGATCCAGGTAGCCGGCTCGCTGCCGATGTTCTTCCTGGCCCTGCCGGCTGGCGCAGCGGCGGACATCGTCGACAAACGCCGCTACCTGTTGCTGGTGCAGCTGTGGATGTCTTGCGTAGCGGTTGTGCTGGCGGCCCTGACCTTGCTCGGGATGATGAACGTCACCTCGCTGCTGGTGCTGACCCTGGCACTGGGCATTGGTACAGCGCTGATGATGCCGGCGTGGAGCGCACTGACACCGGAACTGGTGCGCAAGGAGGACCTGGCCAACGCGGTGGCGCTCTCCAGTGTCGGCATCAACGTGTCACGGGCCATCGGCCCGGCACTGGCGGGGGTGGTGGTGAGCATGGTCGGCCCGTGGCTGACCTTTGCCCTGAATGCCATCTCGTTCGCGGGTGTGATCCTGGTGTTGTTCCTGTGGAAGCGCGAGGTGAAGGAACCACTGCTGCCGGCCGAACGCTTCGTTGGCGCCATGCGCACTGGGCTGCGCTTTGCCCGCAGCGCCAAGCCTTTGCAGGCCGTGATGCTACGCGCGTTGGCGTTCTTTTTCTGCGCCAGCGCCGGTACTTCGCTGCTGCCGCTGATCGTGCGTGGCGAGATGCGCGGCACCGCAGCGGACTTCGGCCTGCTGCTGGCGGCCATCGGTATTGGCGCAGTGGCGGGTGCCACCTTGCTGCCGCGCCTGCGCGAGCGCATCAGCCGTGACCGGCTGGTGTTACTGGCCAGCCTGTTGTATGCCCTGTTCCTGCTGGCCCTGGCGTTGGTGCGCAATTTCTATGCGCTGCTGCCCGCGATGCTGCTCAGTGGCGCGGCGTGGATCGCGGTGCTGTCCAACCTGCAAGTGGCTGCACAGACTTCGGTGCCAGCCTGGGTACGGGCGCGGGCTTTGTCGGTATACATTCTGATTTTCTTCGGCGCCATGGCCTGTGGTGGCCTGCTGTGGGGCACGCTGGCCAGCCATGCAACGCTCACCTTCAGCCTGCTGGTGGCCGCAGGCGGCCTGGCGCTGGGTACCTTGCTGACCTGCAAGGTGGCGCTGCCGGAAACCGAGGCAGAAGAGCTGACGCCGTCGCTGCATTGGCCGGTGCCGGTGTTGAGCGATGACATGGACAAGGAAGCCGGACCGGTGATGGTCACCGTCGAGTACCACATCGCCCCCACCAAGGCCGAGGCCTTCCAGCAGGCGGCGCGGGAGCTGGAAGCGATGCGCAAGCGCAATGGCGCATTGTCGTGGGGGTTGATGCGGGACAGTGCTGATCCGGCGTTGTGGCTGGAGTTCTTCTTCGAGGAATCGTGGCTGGAGCATCTGCGACATCACCACCGGGTGACCCGTGGTGAACTGAAGATCGAGGCGCGGGTCAGGATGCTGCAGACCGATGGGGTTGAGGTGCGGATTCGGCATCTATTGGCTGGTGGGGAGCATAAGGCACACCATTGA
- a CDS encoding LysR substrate-binding domain-containing protein codes for MEDLNSLYYFTQVVEHGGFAPAGRALDMPKSKLSRRIADLEDRLGVRLLNRTSRHCSLTEIGQAYYNRCLAMRVEAEGAAEIIERNRSEPRGLVRISCPTTLLNSWVGPMLTRYMLKYPQVELFIESTNRRVDLLHEGFDIALRVRFPPLENTDMVMKVLSNSTQCLVGQPQYLAQLPKGFDPQLLGTLPSVHWGSAQREYQWELFQGEDNSRSIVIPHTPRMVTDDLFALRHFVVAGVGIAHLPRVAVREDLAAGRLVELIPDWHPRCGIVHAIFPSRRGLLPSVRALIDHLAEEFAISDMA; via the coding sequence TTGGAAGACCTCAACTCCCTCTACTACTTCACCCAGGTCGTCGAACATGGCGGCTTCGCCCCGGCCGGGCGGGCGCTGGACATGCCCAAGTCAAAACTCAGCCGGCGAATCGCCGACCTTGAAGACCGCCTGGGTGTGCGGCTGTTGAACCGCACCAGCCGCCACTGCTCGCTGACCGAAATCGGCCAGGCCTATTACAACCGCTGCCTGGCCATGCGCGTGGAAGCCGAGGGCGCGGCGGAAATCATCGAGCGCAACCGCAGCGAACCGCGCGGCCTGGTGCGCATCAGTTGCCCGACCACCCTGCTCAACTCCTGGGTCGGGCCGATGCTGACCCGCTACATGCTCAAGTACCCGCAGGTGGAGCTGTTCATCGAAAGTACCAACCGCCGTGTCGACCTGTTGCACGAGGGCTTCGACATCGCTCTGCGGGTGCGCTTTCCGCCGCTGGAGAACACTGACATGGTGATGAAGGTGCTGAGCAACAGCACCCAGTGCCTGGTCGGCCAGCCTCAATACCTGGCGCAACTGCCCAAAGGGTTTGACCCACAGCTGCTGGGCACACTACCCAGCGTGCATTGGGGCAGTGCACAGCGCGAGTACCAGTGGGAACTGTTCCAGGGTGAGGACAACAGCCGCAGCATCGTCATCCCGCATACACCACGCATGGTGACTGACGACCTGTTTGCCCTGCGCCATTTCGTGGTGGCCGGAGTGGGGATCGCGCACTTGCCGCGGGTGGCGGTGCGTGAGGACCTGGCGGCGGGACGTCTGGTTGAGCTGATTCCGGACTGGCACCCGCGTTGCGGCATCGTGCATGCGATCTTTCCATCGCGACGTGGGTTGCTGCCTTCGGTGCGGGCGCTGATCGATCATCTGGCTGAGGAGTTCGCCATCAGCGACATGGCTTGA